One region of Rhizobium sp. WYJ-E13 genomic DNA includes:
- a CDS encoding TolC family protein: protein MIGLGRLMAVLAFPLVLSSCVTGAEYSSKDAGFASVASKTAVVTGKQTAWIQNRNQARSAAAEVKSLLARRKVLDVETAVQIALINNRGLQAVYADLGDSAADAWQSTMFINPTVSIGTTGMGTPELQAFKTIEGMIATNILALATRDRDIAIADTRFRQAQLTAAVKTLEVAADTRRAWIGAVAAWENVGQLQRAQATADAASELAEKLGETGAMTKGAQAREHVFVAELAGETAKARLAARLAKEELTRLMGLWGADLDYQVPNSLPPLPKSVVGRDTIEAEALKNRIDLQVAKLELEATARFYGLTDATRYVTDLDILTGFETEREIEDGEKKTRTTGQVELEFAIPIFDTGKARMRKAELAYMRAANQLAEKAVNVRSQARSAYEAYRSNHDIARHYRNNVVPLRTKVEEESLLSYNGMITNTFELLTDTRDKINSILLSVNAKRDFWLAEAGLAPAIYGGGATNASAETEVAAASGSSGGGH, encoded by the coding sequence ATGATTGGCCTCGGAAGATTAATGGCCGTGCTGGCGTTTCCGCTAGTGCTGAGCAGCTGTGTCACGGGCGCCGAATATTCCAGCAAGGATGCAGGCTTTGCTTCCGTTGCGAGCAAGACCGCGGTCGTGACGGGCAAGCAGACGGCCTGGATCCAGAACCGGAACCAGGCCCGGTCGGCTGCCGCTGAGGTCAAAAGCCTGCTGGCGCGCAGGAAAGTCCTCGACGTCGAGACGGCGGTTCAAATCGCCCTCATCAACAACAGGGGTCTTCAGGCCGTGTACGCCGACCTCGGCGACAGCGCGGCCGATGCCTGGCAGTCGACCATGTTCATCAACCCGACGGTTTCCATCGGCACGACAGGCATGGGCACGCCGGAACTACAGGCTTTCAAGACCATCGAAGGGATGATCGCGACGAATATCCTGGCGCTCGCGACGAGGGACCGGGATATTGCGATCGCCGACACCCGTTTCCGGCAGGCGCAACTGACCGCCGCCGTGAAAACACTGGAGGTCGCCGCCGACACGCGGCGTGCCTGGATCGGGGCGGTCGCCGCCTGGGAAAATGTCGGGCAGCTCCAGCGCGCCCAGGCGACGGCGGATGCCGCTTCCGAACTGGCGGAGAAGCTGGGCGAGACCGGCGCGATGACCAAGGGCGCCCAGGCGCGCGAACATGTGTTCGTCGCCGAACTGGCCGGAGAAACCGCCAAGGCCCGCCTGGCGGCACGTCTCGCCAAGGAGGAACTGACGCGGCTGATGGGTCTTTGGGGGGCCGACCTGGACTATCAGGTTCCAAACAGCCTGCCGCCGCTGCCTAAATCCGTCGTCGGACGCGATACGATCGAGGCCGAGGCTCTGAAGAACCGCATCGATCTGCAAGTGGCGAAGCTCGAACTGGAGGCAACCGCCAGATTCTATGGGCTCACCGACGCGACACGCTATGTCACCGATCTCGATATCCTGACCGGTTTCGAAACGGAGCGGGAAATCGAGGACGGCGAGAAGAAGACCAGAACGACTGGCCAGGTCGAACTGGAATTCGCAATTCCGATCTTCGACACGGGTAAGGCCCGGATGCGCAAGGCCGAGCTGGCATACATGCGGGCAGCGAACCAGCTCGCGGAGAAGGCCGTCAACGTCCGCTCGCAAGCACGCTCCGCATACGAGGCGTACCGCTCGAACCATGACATCGCGCGGCACTACCGCAACAATGTCGTGCCGCTGCGCACCAAGGTCGAGGAGGAATCCCTGCTGAGCTACAACGGCATGATCACCAACACGTTCGAACTGCTCACCGACACGCGCGACAAGATCAACTCCATCCTGCTCTCCGTTAACGCCAAGCGCGATTTCTGGCTCGCCGAAGCCGGCCTCGCACCCGCGATCTACGGCGGCGGCGCGACCAACGCGTCGGCAGAGACCGAAGTCGCGGCGGCTTCCGGCAGCAGCGGCGGCGGTCATTGA
- a CDS encoding YqaA family protein translates to MLTAVSTMTGLFLVAFAAATIFPMQSEAALAGLVLAGQHPPVLLVAVASTGNTLGAVVNWVLGRGVERFRSRRWFPVGDAALDRASRWYRKYGRWSLLLSWMPLFGDALTVAAGVLREPLLPFLLLVFVAKTGRYVALVLAVLGVIG, encoded by the coding sequence ATGCTCACAGCAGTTTCGACCATGACGGGCCTGTTTCTGGTAGCCTTCGCGGCCGCAACGATATTTCCGATGCAGTCGGAAGCCGCACTTGCGGGCCTTGTCCTGGCGGGCCAGCATCCGCCGGTCCTGCTTGTCGCGGTCGCATCGACTGGGAACACGCTCGGTGCCGTCGTCAACTGGGTCCTCGGCCGGGGCGTCGAACGGTTCCGGTCACGGCGATGGTTCCCCGTCGGCGACGCCGCGCTCGATCGGGCGTCGCGATGGTATCGCAAATACGGCAGGTGGTCACTGCTCCTCTCATGGATGCCGCTCTTCGGCGACGCGCTCACGGTTGCTGCCGGCGTGCTGCGCGAACCGCTGTTGCCGTTCCTTCTTCTCGTGTTCGTCGCGAAGACCGGGCGCTACGTTGCCCTCGTGCTCGCCGTCCTCGGAGTTATCGGTTGA
- a CDS encoding four-helix bundle copper-binding protein, producing the protein MHHMSSEMKACIDNCLTCYSECLLMAMSHCLELGGEHTKPAHFKLMMACAEICRTSAHFMLIGSEHHKHVCRECAEICAQCADDCERIGDMQSCVEACRRCAESCSRMAA; encoded by the coding sequence ATGCATCATATGTCGAGCGAAATGAAGGCCTGCATCGACAATTGCCTGACCTGCTACAGCGAGTGCCTTTTGATGGCCATGAGCCATTGCCTGGAACTGGGCGGGGAGCATACCAAGCCTGCACATTTCAAGCTGATGATGGCCTGCGCGGAAATTTGCCGGACCTCGGCGCATTTCATGCTGATCGGCTCGGAGCATCACAAGCATGTCTGCCGCGAATGCGCCGAAATCTGCGCCCAATGCGCAGACGATTGCGAGCGGATCGGCGACATGCAGAGCTGCGTCGAGGCCTGCCGCCGCTGCGCCGAGAGCTGCAGTCGCATGGCCGCCTAG
- a CDS encoding cytochrome c — protein sequence MKAMAAAAKTMAEMFRDPASYSSAEFRNAAGSIAARSGDALADHFISGLDDPKSKAKPEIGAERERFDRLADDLRDYAHALETAAADNPGLMTGRMRMKPGEVMGGGPLGTHVRNEAALASIPAEHLFHLMLQACTTCHARFRMGQ from the coding sequence ATGAAGGCCATGGCGGCGGCCGCCAAGACGATGGCCGAGATGTTCCGAGACCCCGCGAGCTATTCGTCGGCGGAATTCCGAAACGCCGCCGGAAGCATTGCCGCGAGGTCTGGCGATGCGCTGGCCGATCATTTCATCAGCGGATTGGATGATCCGAAGTCGAAGGCAAAGCCTGAGATCGGGGCGGAGCGTGAACGCTTCGACCGTCTGGCGGACGATCTCAGAGATTATGCGCACGCACTCGAGACCGCTGCCGCCGACAATCCCGGACTGATGACCGGCCGCATGCGGATGAAGCCCGGCGAGGTGATGGGCGGCGGTCCGCTCGGGACACATGTCCGGAACGAGGCGGCGCTGGCCTCCATCCCCGCCGAGCATCTCTTCCACCTGATGCTGCAGGCCTGCACGACCTGCCATGCCAGGTTCAGAATGGGCCAATGA
- a CDS encoding dienelactone hydrolase family protein yields the protein MKRDIEISTADGVARASVFRPEGSEGKVLPGILYYMDALGPREAIDIMGERLANAGYVVLAPDLFYRFGAYGPFDGSSFGNETSRAEIMRMIRETTQEMTKRDSAAFLDALEAEGVSGPVGAVGYCMGGGRALTAAAAYADRIAAAASFHGGNLASEAPDSPHRLAGDIKARVYVGVAGVDGSFPPEQSARLAEALRTGGVDHIIENYIGMSHGWTVPDRGEIYSEKGSERHWKRLLELFAETLA from the coding sequence ATGAAACGCGATATTGAAATCTCGACGGCTGACGGCGTTGCCAGGGCGTCAGTTTTCCGCCCCGAAGGCAGCGAGGGCAAAGTCCTGCCGGGCATTCTCTACTACATGGATGCGCTCGGGCCGCGCGAGGCCATCGACATCATGGGCGAGCGTCTCGCGAATGCCGGCTATGTCGTGCTTGCACCCGATCTCTTCTATCGTTTTGGAGCATACGGCCCCTTCGACGGTTCTTCCTTCGGCAACGAGACCTCGCGCGCCGAGATCATGAGAATGATCCGCGAGACTACGCAGGAGATGACGAAGCGCGACAGCGCGGCCTTCCTCGATGCGCTCGAGGCCGAAGGCGTTTCCGGTCCGGTCGGCGCCGTCGGTTACTGCATGGGCGGCGGTCGCGCTCTGACGGCTGCGGCCGCCTATGCCGACAGGATTGCGGCAGCTGCAAGCTTCCATGGCGGAAATCTCGCAAGCGAGGCGCCCGACAGCCCGCATCGCCTGGCCGGCGACATCAAGGCGCGTGTCTATGTCGGCGTTGCCGGCGTCGATGGCAGCTTCCCACCCGAACAATCCGCTCGCCTCGCCGAGGCGCTGCGCACCGGCGGCGTCGACCACATAATCGAGAACTATATCGGCATGTCGCATGGCTGGACCGTTCCCGACCGCGGCGAGATCTACAGCGAAAAGGGTTCTGAGCGGCATTGGAAGCGCCTGCTCGAACTTTTTGCGGAAACGCTCGCCTGA
- a CDS encoding sterol desaturase family protein has protein sequence MPKAAAAGRYILAYLSWPLVFFSGLTGAYFAFAGDRPMVVFSAVYAGEVLILFLLERAIPYEQRWLQADGETANDIAHTVLTKGLVQLAALSAAIFPMLAAGLLQPLAAMQFSLWPSSWPMIFQATLAVIIAEFGLYWAHRIAHERLFFWRFHALHHSVTRLWVINTGRFHVIDSLFKIALSQIPLYLLGAPLQVFWWLGAVTAFIGILTHCNVDMRTGLFDFVFSTPRLHRWHHSKDLREGNTNYGENVVLFDQLFGTYFNPDRPSSTDIGIKGQIAPGFVSQLAQPFTKDGVRQILGRQPKRG, from the coding sequence ATGCCGAAAGCAGCCGCAGCCGGAAGATACATTCTTGCCTATCTGTCCTGGCCACTGGTATTTTTCTCCGGCCTGACGGGCGCCTATTTCGCCTTTGCCGGCGATCGACCGATGGTTGTCTTCTCTGCCGTCTATGCAGGCGAGGTCCTCATCCTCTTTCTGCTCGAACGCGCCATTCCCTACGAGCAGCGCTGGCTCCAGGCGGATGGCGAAACGGCCAACGACATCGCTCACACGGTGTTGACCAAGGGGCTGGTGCAGCTAGCGGCACTCTCGGCAGCGATCTTTCCGATGCTCGCTGCCGGCCTGCTGCAGCCGCTGGCCGCCATGCAGTTCAGCCTCTGGCCATCATCCTGGCCGATGATCTTTCAGGCAACCCTCGCCGTCATCATTGCCGAATTCGGCCTCTACTGGGCGCACCGCATCGCCCATGAACGGCTGTTCTTCTGGCGCTTCCATGCCCTGCACCACAGCGTCACCCGCCTCTGGGTCATCAATACCGGCCGTTTCCACGTCATCGATTCCCTGTTCAAGATCGCGTTGAGCCAGATCCCGCTCTATCTGCTCGGCGCCCCGCTGCAGGTCTTCTGGTGGCTTGGTGCGGTCACGGCCTTCATCGGCATCCTGACCCATTGCAACGTCGACATGCGCACGGGCCTTTTCGATTTCGTCTTCAGCACGCCCCGGCTTCACCGCTGGCACCATTCGAAGGATCTCCGCGAAGGCAATACCAATTATGGCGAGAATGTCGTGCTGTTCGACCAGCTGTTCGGCACCTATTTCAACCCCGACCGCCCATCCTCGACCGATATCGGCATCAAGGGCCAGATCGCCCCCGGCTTCGTCAGCCAACTGGCGCAGCCCTTCACCAAGGACGGCGTGCGCCAGATCCTCGGCCGTCAGCCCAAACGTGGCTGA
- a CDS encoding substrate-binding domain-containing protein codes for MTTLKQVALRAGCSMATASRVLNLSGPVSQAAALRVRRAAAEVGYRATAPSARSGRRPVIGVLVPSVTNPVFASSLSGIQNRMLVAGHSVLIAQSNYDPDQEANAVAGLLGERPTGLILTVCNGETSPALAQDLPPTVLLGSSPTARYPAAVTVNNYAAGGRLTEHLLSMGHRRILYVSGSFRASDRALLRYRGYLQTMETAGVAPLEAVEVPFVNGYDQMDLGQALRTFSPTAVIGSNDLIALGVIGAINREGLSVPDDISVAGFDGIAIGKLINPTLTSIEMPDLSMGATAASLLLDIVENDAPLRHLELSHALRPGGTVRNLQNEKTAAPAGCDGSGSRPRAA; via the coding sequence ATGACGACGTTGAAACAGGTTGCGCTGAGGGCCGGATGTTCCATGGCGACGGCAAGCCGTGTGCTGAACCTCAGCGGCCCTGTCAGTCAGGCGGCTGCTCTTCGCGTGCGCCGCGCTGCAGCCGAAGTCGGCTATCGGGCGACGGCACCGTCTGCCCGCAGTGGCCGCCGGCCTGTCATTGGCGTGCTGGTGCCGAGTGTGACCAATCCCGTTTTTGCTTCGTCTCTCTCGGGCATCCAGAACCGCATGCTGGTCGCCGGCCATAGCGTTCTCATCGCCCAGTCGAATTACGATCCCGATCAGGAGGCCAATGCGGTGGCAGGGCTTCTCGGCGAGCGGCCGACCGGGCTTATTCTGACTGTCTGCAATGGCGAGACCAGCCCGGCATTGGCACAGGACCTGCCGCCGACCGTGCTGCTTGGCAGCTCGCCGACGGCTCGATATCCGGCTGCCGTCACCGTCAACAATTATGCGGCCGGCGGCCGGCTGACAGAACATCTCTTATCCATGGGCCACCGGCGCATCCTCTACGTCTCCGGCAGCTTCAGGGCCTCGGACCGTGCGCTTCTGCGTTACCGCGGCTATCTGCAGACGATGGAGACAGCGGGTGTGGCCCCGTTAGAGGCCGTGGAAGTGCCCTTCGTCAACGGTTACGACCAGATGGATCTCGGCCAGGCCTTGCGGACATTTTCCCCGACCGCCGTCATCGGCTCGAACGATCTGATCGCGCTCGGCGTCATCGGTGCGATCAATCGCGAGGGGCTTAGCGTTCCCGACGATATCTCGGTTGCCGGCTTCGACGGTATCGCCATCGGCAAGCTCATCAATCCGACGCTGACCTCGATCGAAATGCCCGATCTCAGCATGGGCGCGACAGCAGCGTCGCTGCTGCTCGATATCGTCGAAAACGATGCGCCGCTCAGGCATCTCGAATTGTCGCATGCCCTGCGCCCTGGCGGCACTGTGCGAAACCTCCAAAACGAGAAAACCGCCGCACCTGCAGGATGCGACGGTTCCGGGTCGAGACCGCGGGCGGCTTAA
- a CDS encoding ABC transporter substrate-binding protein: MKHFTQFLAVAALSVAAALPAHAETTLTIHYPMPGFFKDVMDTISKKFMEENPDIKIQFAAPSATYEDGIQLILRQAGTSEMPDVTFIGLNRLRMLNERNVAVDMTPMVQKEGNMAEQGFSDTILKLAQVKGKQVGLAFATSNPIMYYNADLVKAAGGNPDTPPKTWDEVIALAGKIKALGNGVDGMDFRWQGDDWMFSALLFGAGGKMLSDDEQKVTFNGPEGQKAVELISRFVKEGGMPVFTKAAGEQAFAAGKVGFEFQTTGALVNTIKNVGTKFDLRTAQIPLIDPDKGHLPTGGNAVVILAKDPAKQEAAWKFAKFAAGPYGASVVVPGTGYVPNNELAAKSAEYLGDFYKKNPLFQAGLSQMPRMIPWYAFPGTNGVKVTQTIVDNLSRVVDGSAEPQEALDDAAADVEGMLPRS; this comes from the coding sequence ATGAAGCATTTCACCCAGTTCCTCGCAGTAGCGGCTCTGTCCGTGGCGGCAGCCCTGCCGGCCCACGCTGAAACGACGCTGACGATCCACTACCCGATGCCGGGTTTCTTCAAGGACGTGATGGACACGATCTCGAAGAAGTTCATGGAAGAAAACCCCGACATCAAAATCCAGTTCGCCGCTCCCTCGGCGACCTACGAAGACGGCATCCAACTGATCTTGCGCCAGGCCGGTACGTCTGAAATGCCCGACGTCACCTTCATCGGCCTGAACCGCTTGCGCATGCTGAACGAGCGCAATGTCGCCGTCGACATGACACCGATGGTCCAGAAGGAAGGCAACATGGCCGAGCAGGGCTTCTCGGACACGATCCTGAAGCTCGCCCAGGTCAAGGGCAAACAGGTCGGCCTCGCTTTCGCCACCTCCAACCCGATCATGTATTACAATGCGGATCTCGTGAAGGCCGCCGGCGGCAATCCCGACACCCCGCCGAAGACCTGGGATGAAGTGATCGCACTCGCCGGCAAGATCAAGGCGCTCGGCAACGGCGTCGACGGCATGGACTTCCGCTGGCAGGGCGACGATTGGATGTTCTCGGCCCTCCTCTTCGGCGCCGGCGGCAAGATGCTGAGCGACGACGAGCAGAAGGTCACCTTCAACGGTCCTGAGGGCCAGAAGGCCGTCGAACTGATCAGCCGCTTCGTCAAAGAAGGCGGCATGCCTGTTTTCACCAAGGCAGCGGGCGAACAGGCCTTTGCAGCCGGCAAGGTCGGCTTCGAATTCCAGACGACCGGCGCGCTCGTCAACACGATCAAGAATGTCGGCACCAAGTTCGATCTGCGCACCGCCCAGATCCCGCTCATCGATCCGGACAAGGGCCATCTGCCAACCGGTGGCAACGCCGTCGTCATCCTCGCCAAGGATCCGGCCAAGCAGGAGGCCGCCTGGAAGTTCGCCAAGTTCGCCGCCGGCCCCTATGGCGCCTCCGTCGTCGTTCCCGGCACCGGCTATGTGCCGAACAACGAACTTGCCGCCAAGTCGGCCGAATATCTCGGCGACTTCTACAAGAAGAACCCGCTCTTCCAGGCGGGCCTCAGCCAGATGCCGCGCATGATCCCCTGGTACGCCTTCCCGGGTACCAACGGCGTCAAGGTCACCCAGACGATCGTAGACAACCTGTCGCGCGTCGTTGACGGTTCGGCCGAGCCGCAGGAAGCACTCGACGACGCAGCCGCCGACGTCGAAGGCATGCTGCCGCGCAGCTAA